A window of the Planctomycetaceae bacterium genome harbors these coding sequences:
- a CDS encoding alpha/beta hydrolase, with protein sequence MSFHYDLTPLIANEKVSIKWSKSPRKKAILFVHGYGGNTTGTWTEFDRLLSDEEKAAGYDLIFYGYDGLRGTIYFLATDLRSFLTGVFGAPADLKTETSRPPELPAMDTYEEVIVVAHSLGAVISRWALAMAVQLKDSWVGKTSLALFAPAHNGSRPAAMLRLGSSGMPFLRFFVAGFLHSSPLVDELAEGSSVLQDFRAAVTSALADPARDTVIADLVVHANKERVVINRPFEQDPPPAFPELFRDADHLSVCKPTRYFPAPLIALRSILR encoded by the coding sequence ATGAGTTTTCATTATGACCTGACGCCATTAATTGCGAACGAAAAAGTTTCCATCAAATGGAGCAAGTCACCGCGAAAGAAAGCGATTCTGTTTGTCCACGGATATGGTGGCAACACGACCGGGACGTGGACCGAATTCGATCGGTTGCTGTCCGACGAAGAGAAGGCGGCAGGATATGACCTGATCTTCTACGGCTATGATGGACTCCGCGGCACGATCTATTTTCTGGCCACAGACTTGCGTTCATTTCTGACTGGCGTATTTGGTGCGCCGGCAGATTTAAAAACCGAAACGTCCAGGCCACCTGAATTGCCCGCGATGGACACGTACGAGGAAGTCATTGTTGTCGCCCATTCACTGGGTGCGGTCATTTCACGCTGGGCACTTGCGATGGCCGTCCAGTTGAAAGACTCGTGGGTTGGCAAGACAAGCCTGGCCCTGTTTGCCCCGGCTCACAACGGCTCACGCCCGGCAGCGATGCTTAGGCTGGGATCGAGCGGAATGCCATTCCTCAGGTTTTTCGTTGCTGGGTTCCTGCACAGTTCGCCTCTCGTGGATGAGTTGGCTGAGGGTTCATCGGTTCTTCAGGATTTCAGGGCGGCAGTAACATCGGCTTTAGCGGATCCCGCCAGGGACACTGTGATCGCTGATCTTGTCGTTCATGCGAACAAAGAACGTGTCGTCATCAATCGGCCTTTTGAACAGGATCCCCCTCCGGCGTTCCCTGAATTGTTTCGGGATGCAGACCATCTGTCCGTCTGCAAACCGACACGCTACTTCCCAGCTCCACTGATTGCATTAAGGAGCATCCTCCGATGA
- a CDS encoding SUMF1/EgtB/PvdO family nonheme iron enzyme, whose translation MTIPRVGADEQNLATATFVVVSDAGAHLRGESTVPLSDQPIQSCFVFVPPTDAPNFSKYPQMRRWLDTQPRHSNARRHQFRLEAGEIVPAAAVFRVGDSLDRWLNSEFPLSLEMLSNPPIGPDPAVIRSYTFGKTEVLPIRISAVAQTDATAHALVLDHEFGAASGKDGRVVISGLPTGIDIPMRISLPAAADQIHFQSDTLAIERNGRFTLRLDGDKQFRIVASPVKDHPQSAQVESSVLPNCVRVSGTVKDGSQLLLQPATVSIGLGPCSEACEITVKEAIEILTKHPTVNEVELLGWPIATAECQELMRGIASMPHITRLTLMDLRIDKSILSLAARSPHLRELAIDGRCRFSETDEDDFAWVFDSIAQSENLERLEISRHTELRCHEVGRLERMLRLRHLAFDGPVDQPCLEGIARLRRLVSLELPDYDPSVSGIKYLEGFKNLQHLTCTWSDVRKPIGRLELSELNSLTILADPRFVNWEAIQSLPKLEAVHVQDRGPLTIKNALGMKFIPIPMAVPGSQPTRIYMQEAEVTYEQYRKFKFAAGLTTTQAELIPSDQPLFPQDFDCWDDVAKFIAQLNQWDTKYTYRMPTEDEWEFACTGGVGAPPVSRTVCEDRGNTNRWTRQSEPNPFGLHNMLGVYGEYCSDLYNRNDDPSLRLIAEGKNARVVRGMRQNADKPGCYRYSSDYRFPVAPGCGQTPHLVIGVRLVLEPKK comes from the coding sequence ATGACGATCCCACGAGTCGGTGCGGACGAACAGAATCTGGCAACCGCGACTTTTGTCGTGGTCAGCGATGCCGGGGCTCATTTGCGTGGAGAGAGTACGGTCCCACTGTCCGACCAGCCCATCCAGTCCTGCTTTGTCTTCGTTCCGCCAACCGATGCACCCAACTTCAGCAAGTATCCGCAAATGCGGCGTTGGCTCGACACTCAACCCAGGCACAGCAACGCCAGGCGGCATCAGTTCCGACTGGAAGCCGGAGAAATCGTGCCGGCTGCTGCAGTATTTCGGGTGGGTGACTCTCTAGACCGATGGCTGAATTCAGAATTCCCACTCTCGCTGGAGATGTTATCGAATCCACCGATCGGCCCCGATCCAGCCGTCATTAGAAGCTATACGTTCGGTAAAACAGAGGTGCTTCCCATCAGGATCTCCGCAGTTGCTCAGACAGATGCAACCGCGCACGCTCTCGTCTTAGACCACGAATTTGGCGCGGCATCGGGCAAGGACGGCAGAGTTGTGATCTCTGGTCTGCCTACCGGGATCGACATTCCGATGCGAATCTCGCTACCCGCGGCGGCTGACCAAATCCACTTTCAAAGCGACACGCTGGCGATCGAGAGAAACGGTCGGTTTACGCTTCGGCTTGATGGCGATAAGCAATTCCGAATTGTTGCCTCTCCGGTTAAGGACCATCCACAGTCTGCACAAGTTGAGTCAAGTGTCTTGCCGAATTGCGTGCGAGTGAGCGGCACAGTGAAGGATGGAAGCCAATTGCTGCTCCAGCCAGCCACTGTGTCCATTGGACTGGGGCCATGTTCGGAAGCGTGCGAGATTACGGTGAAAGAAGCAATTGAAATCCTGACGAAGCATCCAACCGTCAACGAAGTCGAGCTGCTGGGATGGCCGATCGCCACGGCAGAATGTCAGGAACTGATGCGTGGCATCGCAAGCATGCCACATATTACACGGCTCACTTTAATGGACCTCCGGATCGACAAGTCGATACTGTCTCTTGCGGCCCGTAGTCCTCACCTTCGTGAACTAGCCATCGACGGCCGTTGCCGGTTTTCTGAGACAGATGAAGACGATTTCGCGTGGGTATTCGACTCGATCGCCCAGTCGGAGAATCTGGAGCGGCTTGAGATCAGCCGACACACCGAGTTGCGTTGTCACGAAGTTGGACGCCTCGAACGCATGCTACGGCTAAGGCACCTGGCTTTCGATGGCCCGGTCGATCAGCCCTGCTTGGAAGGCATCGCACGACTTCGCCGCCTGGTATCGCTTGAATTGCCCGACTACGACCCTTCAGTCAGTGGAATCAAGTATCTGGAGGGATTCAAGAACCTGCAGCACCTGACGTGTACATGGAGCGACGTGAGAAAGCCAATCGGGCGACTCGAGTTATCGGAATTGAATTCCCTCACGATTCTGGCTGATCCGCGTTTCGTCAATTGGGAGGCCATCCAGTCGTTGCCGAAGCTCGAGGCGGTTCATGTACAAGATCGCGGGCCACTTACGATCAAGAATGCGCTGGGTATGAAATTCATCCCAATTCCAATGGCTGTGCCTGGAAGTCAACCGACCAGGATTTACATGCAGGAGGCTGAAGTGACTTATGAACAATATCGAAAGTTCAAGTTCGCTGCGGGACTGACGACCACGCAGGCCGAATTGATTCCATCGGATCAGCCGTTGTTCCCACAGGACTTTGACTGTTGGGATGATGTCGCGAAATTTATCGCTCAGCTCAATCAATGGGACACAAAGTACACCTACCGGATGCCAACCGAGGATGAATGGGAGTTCGCGTGCACCGGCGGAGTCGGCGCACCACCGGTGTCACGGACGGTATGCGAAGATCGTGGAAACACGAATCGCTGGACGCGTCAGTCGGAACCAAACCCGTTCGGACTTCATAACATGCTGGGCGTCTACGGCGAGTACTGTTCCGATCTGTACAACCGAAATGACGATCCTTCGTTGCGTTTGATTGCTGAAGGAAAGAACGCGAGAGTCGTTCGCGGCATGCGTCAAAACGCAGACAAGCCTGGCTGCTATCGCTATTCGAGCGACTATCGTTTTCCGGTTGCCCCCGGTTGTGGGCAAACTCCTCATTTAGTGATTGGTGTTCGTCTGGTTCTGGAGCCAAAGAAATGA
- a CDS encoding DUF1501 domain-containing protein: MNHSRRSMLQSASCGFGFLALQGLCAQQAFATGLASATGQASAAGQGNLAPQTPRLPATAKRVIFLCMSGGPAQMDTFDYKPQTGKKPHPGSVARFRQHGDSGLWISELMPETARHADKLCVINGMYADTGIHAQSFLQLHTGERLRKRPSLGSWINYGLGTENQNLPGFVSLNTSKSSIYTSAFLPSIYNGTPIGVNGEDMSAATISNVGSDHLPLAAKRRQLDFVQALNRRHLGERRGDDKLDSVIQSMELGFRMQVSAPELLDLSDETQDTLEQYRVGRKLQIGTCRPTDFGRQCLLARRFAEAGVRFIEVNHGGWDQHKNHRRDLKANCDTVDAPIAALLQDLDQRGLLEDTLVVWGGEFGRPGLTPNDGKDETGHNSNGFTFWLAGGGVRKGHVHGKTSNTGDRAVEGKVHFRDLHATILHALGLPANDLTFWHEGRDHRLTGPEGGKVVNELFA, encoded by the coding sequence ATGAATCACTCACGACGAAGCATGTTGCAATCTGCAAGCTGCGGTTTTGGCTTTCTGGCTCTTCAGGGCCTTTGTGCACAGCAAGCATTTGCCACGGGGTTAGCGTCGGCCACGGGGCAAGCCTCAGCCGCCGGACAAGGCAATCTGGCTCCACAAACACCTCGACTGCCAGCGACTGCGAAGCGAGTGATCTTTCTTTGCATGAGCGGCGGGCCCGCTCAGATGGACACCTTCGACTATAAGCCGCAAACGGGCAAAAAGCCGCACCCCGGTTCCGTTGCCCGCTTTCGTCAACATGGCGACAGCGGCCTCTGGATTTCGGAGCTGATGCCCGAAACCGCCAGACATGCCGACAAACTTTGCGTGATCAACGGCATGTACGCAGACACGGGCATTCACGCTCAATCGTTTTTGCAGCTGCATACCGGCGAGCGTCTTCGCAAGCGTCCAAGTCTTGGTTCATGGATCAACTATGGTTTAGGAACGGAAAATCAGAACCTGCCCGGATTTGTTAGTCTGAACACATCGAAGAGCTCGATCTATACGAGTGCTTTCCTGCCTTCGATTTACAACGGTACGCCAATCGGAGTCAACGGCGAAGACATGTCAGCCGCCACCATCAGCAATGTTGGCAGCGATCATTTGCCACTGGCTGCCAAACGCCGACAACTGGATTTTGTACAAGCGCTGAACCGAAGGCACCTGGGTGAACGACGCGGTGATGACAAGCTGGACAGCGTGATTCAGTCCATGGAACTCGGCTTCCGCATGCAGGTGTCGGCTCCGGAACTTCTGGACCTGTCGGATGAAACGCAGGACACTCTCGAACAGTATCGCGTTGGCAGGAAACTGCAGATTGGCACGTGTCGTCCAACCGACTTCGGTCGCCAGTGCCTTTTGGCACGACGCTTTGCAGAAGCCGGTGTTCGGTTTATTGAAGTGAATCACGGCGGTTGGGACCAGCACAAGAACCATCGTCGCGACCTGAAGGCGAATTGCGATACGGTTGATGCGCCAATCGCTGCATTATTGCAGGACCTTGATCAACGCGGACTTCTGGAAGACACGCTTGTAGTTTGGGGGGGCGAATTTGGGCGGCCCGGATTAACTCCCAACGACGGCAAAGATGAAACCGGCCATAATTCAAACGGCTTCACGTTCTGGCTGGCCGGTGGTGGGGTGAGGAAAGGCCATGTTCACGGAAAGACCAGCAACACAGGCGATCGAGCCGTCGAAGGCAAAGTGCATTTTCGAGATCTGCACGCGACTATCCTGCACGCCCTGGGCTTGCCAGCTAATGATCTGACGTTCTGGCACGAAGGCCGCGACCACCGACTCACAGGACCTGAAGGCGGCAAGGTCGTGAACGAACTGTTTGCCTGA
- a CDS encoding PSD1 and planctomycete cytochrome C domain-containing protein, protein MQVATKTIFLVVSTLMFSQACAGDEPQLTAADVQFFETKIRPALVKHCYECHSAGSKEVGGKLLLDSRDGLLQGGEAGTVFVAGQPDESLLMQALRYDGIQMPPEEPLPEAVINDFAEWITRGAPDPRTTEAMAKEAAAHDAEALWAFEPAKNPTIPDVKDNAWLRNSLDNFVLAKIEAAGLTPNQDAAPRTLVRRLYIDLTGLPPSFEDIDEFVTAYEQHGEKATEELVDQLLASPQYGERWGRHWLDVARYGESNGNDGLGRNPTFPHAWRYRDYVIEAFNSDTPYDRFLIEQIAGDLLPAETDAEHDRHVIATGFLAMAAKPAKAMNDNFDMDVVADQIDVIGSGVMGISVACARCHDHKFDPVPTRDYYAIAGIFTSSETMWGSAANEGLTAPKTDLHVLKAAAHVPPPKDFVETVLVLESNTGISKPIPKSKWPVGTPLAMGVRDSEKPADCKLNIKGEAKKLGDAVPRGFLTACRLESADIPAINPQQSGRLELAQWLTRGDHPLTARVMVNRIWQHLLGEGIVRTPNDFGVYGERPTHPELLDHLAIRFVSERWSMKTMIRNIVLSRTYQLSSDTDETLLKADAANALLTRHVRRRMDAETLRDSILKASGQLDLNPADGSIVRHRDILVNLAGNLHEPSHHRSVYLCYLRSSPPPELAAFDLPDFTAVIGKRDVSTVPNQALHLYNNPFVIEQSQHLAAVVTKTEVDNYDRIRLAWQRALGRNATPEELQLADEFLRLTQNELGSEERAWASLCQALLITNEFRYVD, encoded by the coding sequence ATGCAAGTTGCCACAAAGACAATTTTTCTGGTTGTCTCCACCCTGATGTTCAGTCAGGCCTGTGCTGGTGATGAGCCTCAGTTAACAGCAGCTGATGTGCAATTTTTTGAAACTAAAATTCGACCGGCGTTAGTCAAGCATTGTTATGAATGCCATTCCGCAGGTTCGAAGGAAGTCGGCGGGAAACTCTTGCTCGACAGCCGCGATGGTTTACTGCAGGGCGGCGAAGCTGGAACGGTTTTCGTGGCCGGGCAGCCCGACGAGAGTTTGCTGATGCAGGCGCTCCGTTACGATGGCATTCAGATGCCTCCTGAAGAGCCGCTACCGGAAGCAGTCATCAACGATTTTGCGGAATGGATCACACGAGGCGCACCGGATCCTCGCACGACGGAAGCCATGGCAAAGGAAGCTGCCGCCCATGATGCGGAAGCGTTGTGGGCATTCGAACCCGCAAAGAATCCAACAATACCAGACGTAAAGGACAACGCATGGTTGCGAAATTCGCTGGATAACTTCGTGCTGGCAAAAATCGAAGCTGCTGGCTTAACACCCAATCAGGATGCCGCTCCACGAACGCTCGTGCGGCGTCTTTACATTGACCTGACGGGACTTCCTCCGTCGTTTGAAGACATTGACGAATTTGTGACAGCCTATGAACAGCATGGTGAAAAGGCCACTGAAGAACTTGTCGATCAACTTCTGGCGAGTCCACAGTATGGCGAACGCTGGGGGCGACACTGGCTGGATGTTGCCCGCTATGGAGAATCAAACGGCAACGATGGACTTGGTCGCAATCCTACGTTTCCTCATGCGTGGCGGTATCGAGACTACGTGATTGAGGCGTTCAATTCTGACACACCATACGATCGATTTCTGATCGAACAGATCGCCGGTGACCTGTTACCTGCGGAGACTGATGCTGAGCACGATCGACATGTGATTGCCACCGGTTTTCTGGCAATGGCCGCCAAACCTGCCAAAGCGATGAATGACAACTTCGACATGGACGTTGTGGCTGACCAAATCGATGTCATTGGCAGCGGAGTCATGGGAATCAGTGTGGCCTGCGCACGCTGCCACGATCACAAATTCGATCCCGTGCCGACTCGCGACTATTACGCCATCGCCGGAATCTTCACCAGTTCTGAAACGATGTGGGGCTCTGCTGCAAATGAAGGCCTCACGGCTCCGAAAACGGATCTGCACGTTCTCAAAGCGGCCGCCCATGTGCCGCCGCCCAAAGATTTTGTTGAAACGGTGCTTGTGCTGGAATCCAACACTGGAATTTCAAAGCCGATTCCAAAGTCGAAGTGGCCCGTTGGAACGCCATTGGCAATGGGAGTTCGTGATTCAGAGAAGCCAGCAGACTGCAAACTGAATATCAAAGGCGAAGCTAAGAAACTGGGCGACGCTGTGCCTCGCGGTTTTCTGACAGCATGTCGGCTCGAGTCGGCTGATATTCCTGCGATCAATCCACAGCAGAGCGGACGTCTTGAATTGGCTCAGTGGTTAACTCGCGGGGACCATCCACTCACCGCACGAGTGATGGTCAATCGAATCTGGCAGCATCTGCTTGGTGAAGGCATTGTTCGCACGCCCAACGATTTCGGAGTTTACGGCGAACGTCCAACTCATCCAGAGCTACTGGACCATCTTGCCATACGATTTGTCAGCGAACGCTGGTCGATGAAGACGATGATTCGAAACATCGTGCTCAGCCGAACCTATCAACTGAGCAGCGATACGGATGAAACGCTGCTCAAAGCCGACGCAGCCAACGCGTTGCTGACGCGGCATGTGCGCCGGAGAATGGATGCCGAAACGCTGCGGGACAGCATCCTGAAAGCCAGCGGACAGCTGGACTTAAATCCCGCAGATGGCTCGATTGTTCGGCACCGAGACATTCTGGTCAACCTTGCCGGTAATCTGCATGAACCCAGTCATCACCGCAGCGTGTATTTGTGCTATCTGCGAAGCTCGCCACCGCCGGAACTTGCAGCATTTGATTTGCCCGATTTCACAGCCGTAATCGGAAAAAGAGATGTCAGTACCGTGCCTAACCAGGCACTGCATCTGTACAACAATCCGTTTGTGATTGAGCAGTCTCAACATCTGGCCGCTGTTGTGACGAAAACGGAAGTAGACAACTACGACCGAATCCGTCTTGCGTGGCAGCGGGCTTTGGGTCGCAATGCGACGCCGGAAGAACTTCAGCTGGCCGATGAATTTCTGCGTCTGACACAAAATGAATTGGGCTCAGAAGAACGGGCATGGGCAAGTCTATGTCAGGCGTTGCTGATCACGAATGAATTCCGTTACGTGGATTGA
- a CDS encoding prenyltransferase/squalene oxidase repeat-containing protein, with product MRSPFVFGVTSKLTDIDFVFSMDDRHDPLPETLMVSEARRYPFSVRRISVLGVALWIGISLENPVHAQQKRALEFQYESGDIRVPIPSADEPRVTSFGETSVKAAVAYLEDGAVSWVRERTCVNCHTTGPYMTERPALSPLFGPPSQEVRDNFAQSVPKEITTLTPTDKNGHVYYPGTFTSVWRALGLAVWDQHLSESTTEPTDRALRDMFAHQSEDGSFVTHGEVEIPHITTDFELSLQAARAITAAPGWLDKLSDQDLRARVDRLKEWFSTAEPANDFDRILKLQLASYLPDVVSEDERQAAMAILTARQHEDGGWSTRDLSAVNDWHFEMSDTVVNLITSLPDAASPESDAYMTALAVVLLRQSGVAASDDRIQRGLTWLKREQRESGRWWMHSLYRGNYHFTTYIATAEALKALSLCDELHKPTTK from the coding sequence GTGCGGTCGCCGTTCGTTTTCGGGGTGACTTCAAAGCTGACTGACATCGACTTTGTATTCAGTATGGATGATCGACATGATCCTTTGCCGGAGACCCTCATGGTGAGTGAAGCGCGACGGTATCCTTTTTCTGTGCGACGAATCAGCGTTCTGGGTGTCGCGTTGTGGATCGGGATTTCATTGGAAAATCCTGTGCACGCACAGCAGAAGCGGGCGCTGGAGTTTCAGTATGAATCGGGGGATATCCGTGTGCCGATTCCTTCCGCCGACGAACCGCGAGTAACTTCGTTTGGTGAGACATCGGTGAAAGCAGCGGTCGCCTATCTGGAAGACGGTGCCGTCAGCTGGGTGCGGGAGAGAACGTGCGTCAACTGCCACACGACGGGGCCGTACATGACAGAGCGTCCTGCATTGAGCCCTCTGTTCGGTCCGCCTAGTCAGGAGGTTCGAGACAACTTTGCACAATCCGTTCCGAAAGAGATAACGACCCTCACCCCGACGGATAAGAACGGACACGTTTATTATCCCGGTACATTTACTTCCGTCTGGCGAGCTCTCGGTCTGGCCGTGTGGGATCAGCATCTGAGCGAATCGACCACCGAACCGACGGATCGTGCACTGCGCGATATGTTTGCGCATCAATCCGAAGACGGTTCGTTTGTGACACACGGTGAGGTCGAGATTCCGCATATCACAACAGATTTTGAACTGTCGCTGCAGGCAGCGCGTGCGATCACCGCGGCTCCGGGGTGGCTCGACAAACTATCCGATCAGGACCTGCGTGCGCGAGTCGATCGATTGAAAGAGTGGTTCAGCACGGCAGAACCGGCGAACGACTTTGATCGCATCCTGAAACTTCAGTTGGCGTCATATCTGCCGGATGTTGTTTCGGAAGACGAGCGGCAGGCTGCGATGGCGATTTTGACAGCCAGGCAGCACGAAGACGGCGGCTGGAGTACTCGTGATCTGTCGGCCGTGAATGACTGGCACTTTGAGATGAGCGACACGGTCGTCAATCTTATCACCAGCCTTCCTGATGCTGCCTCCCCGGAAAGCGATGCGTACATGACCGCACTGGCTGTCGTTCTGTTGCGACAGAGCGGAGTGGCCGCGTCGGATGATCGCATTCAACGCGGCCTCACGTGGCTCAAACGCGAACAGCGAGAAAGCGGCCGCTGGTGGATGCATTCGCTGTATCGTGGCAACTATCACTTCACCACATACATCGCGACGGCCGAAGCGTTGAAAGCCCTGAGTCTCTGTGACGAGCTACATAAGCCGACCACGAAGTGA